CTTTGATGCTTCGGCGGTTGACATCAATGCAGAAGTCGTTGGTCTTCGCACGCCGAACACGAAGACTTTCATCAAGAAGGATGGTACTTATGTCGTCGCTATCTATGATGAGGTCATTCATTATCAGAGCGATGGAATTTATAAAGATATCGACAACACGCTCGTGTATGATGCTGAAGACGATTCATTCGCAAACACTGCCAACGAGATAGGAGTAAAATTCCCAAACAAACTTGATTCGAATAAACCGATCAAGCTCTCATTTGCCGACTATGATATCGAGTGGAGACTTACCGGAGTAAACCGAGCTACGTCGGTCACTGCATCTGAGTCGGGGTCGTCTGATGATGTTAAACAACTCACGAAAATATCGAGAAGCGCTCTTTATGAAAATGTCTTTCTTGGTGTTGATGTCCAATATATCATTGGTGGCGACTCCGTTAAGGAGAACATCATTATTGATCACTATATTCAGAATTTTTCGATGTCATTCACCTATTCGACCGGAAGACTATCGTTGGTCAAAACGAATGAGTCAAATTATGTTTTGGTTAATTCGGATGACACCGAAGTACTTCGTTTCGATCCATTGGTGATGTATGATAGTGCATCTAGTTCATCTGACAAGATTGCGTTGGTTGTCGAAGAAGTCAAGAAGGGTGAATATACCATCACGATCGTTCCGGACGATGAGTGGATGAAGTCGGCGACTTATCCCATCACGATCGATCCAACCATCAGTAGCGCCGTTCAATCAATGACGATTTATGATACATATGTATCTGAAGCCGATCCGACAGAAAATTTTTCATCAAGCGACTATATTTGGATTTCGGGTACGACATCGAGCGCTGAGTATAGGGGGTTGTTATATTTTATTCTCCCAACGACAGTCATGGATAAAGTGATAACATACTCGTATCTGACTTTATCGTCAGATGCAAGCAACTTTTCAGCCGGGCGAGTCATTGGTTTGTATGCCAACAACACAACGTTCACTTCATCGACGGTCAGATGGGACAACAAACCCAGCTATTCGACGAGTATGACAGATTTTCATGTCACAGATTCCCGTAGCACTAAGTTCATTTTCGACATCACATCGGCAGTGGTCGCGTGGCAGGCGACGGGCTCGACGATCACGAAAGGATTCACAATCAAGGATAAATACGATTATGGCGCGAATAACCGAGTGTACTCACTTGGTTACGATGATGTCGCCGGATTGAAGCCTGTTGTTGAAATTGGATATATTGATCCGGCGGGGTTGAAAGACTTCTGGACCTATAGTTCGCAAGATGTCGGAGTCGCTGGGATCGGCTATGTTTCAGACAGAACCGGATATTTGTCTTTTGTACGTAACGACATCTCGTTCGATACTGACAAGCAGTCATTATCCTTGTCCTTCGCATATAACGTTCTTGCAAGAACGGTCGATGTGGGATATGGCAAAGGATGGAACATCAACTACAACAACAAACTCGGGTACGATAGCACGCTTGCCTTATATTACCTGACCGACTTCACGGGTAACAAAGTCTATTACCACTATCAATCATACTGTGATGAACGAATCAACCCGACTCTGCCTGAAGTGGATGTATGTTATCTAGCAGAAGACGGTTCGGGAAGCGTTCTGGTTCGTCAGTACGCATATGGATATTTTGGTAGTCAATACATATTGACGGATGACCAAGTCAAGTATGCATTTGGCACAGACTATTACCTTGATTCGATTGTGGACACTGTGAAAGGTATCTCGCTAACGATTGAACGAAACAGTTCGGCCCTTGACAAAGTAACGCGAATTACTGATTTATCGAACAACGAGATTGTAATCTCATATTCAATCACGACCGGGGCACTCGAGAGCGCCACCCTAAAAGTGAAACAGACGAATGGGACGCTAAGGGATCTAGAAACCGTGGTGTATACCGATAACGATTCCATTTCGGGATTCACCCCCAACGTTGTGCAATACAAAAAGAATTATCTGTCTTCCGAAAGCATGACGTTGTACGACGAAGCGAATTACGTCTACGACACCTCGTTTCGGCTGACGGAGGCATTGATTCCATCTGAACAGCGAGTCATTTATACGTTCAATGCCACGAATAAAGTCGCAACGATTTCCTCGTCGTACAATTCCAGTACATTTGGACTTGTCACCTACACATATTCTTTGAAAGTTACGACAATAACTAGCGATTCTGGGAGTGAAGAACCCGACGAATATATCATCTACAAATTCGATGATTATGGACATACAGTAAATATCATTGACAGTTTCAGTAATACGCAATTTTTCCACTACATAAATCTATTCAGCGATATCACAGCTTATAATGGCATATACACGCAATCGGATGGTACGCCGAATTACCAAAACAATCATAAACTCGTCTCGAAATCCGCTCCTCAAATCACGAGTTACAATCCGATCATAAACTCCGGTTTTGAATACAACACAGTATCAACTGGCTGCGATTGGGAACTTGTGATTGATGCACTTGGAGGAACTTCACTTGAAGCTGAATATGTGCGCAATGAAGAGGAAGCTCTTGTAGGGGGATATGCGGGCGAAATCAATGTCGGTGATACAACCGATGATGTTCATCTTGAGCAAACTGTAACGTTGGATGCCGGCGCATATTCACTCGTCGGATTCATTAGGAATGATACAGATTCCGATGTTGACATCTATGCATCTGTTATTTGGCAATCTATCGAAGAAGAAAGCGATCTTGTCATTAGTGATGGAGAATGGACCAAAGTTACAATCACGTTTTATGTTACTGTCGACGACACTCCAGTAACCATTTCAATGTTCAATCACGGATTTGGAAGTGCCTATTTTGATAATTTCCAGATTGTGGACGGATTTATCGATACGCGAGCCAACATGCTGGACAATCCATCGTTCGAAGTTGGTGACACCAACGGTGACTTTGCAGGATGGCAAACAAATTATGTACAGGTTGATCGCGTGCCGATTAGCTCATTTACCGATGGAATCTACGAGGATATTCTCGGTGATTATGGCGCAATCATAGACGGTAGCGCTACAGAAGCGAGATGGGCAGCTGCTGTCTTGCAACAAGAAGCAGATACGACCTACATCCACCAACGCGGAGAATTGATTGTCGGTGGTTGGGCATATTCGAACGGGACCCCGACTACTCTCTCGTCAGGTGCATATCTAGATCAAAACTACCGCTATTTCCGCATTCGCGTCGATTTCATGTCCGATGATGGAGTATATGGACCAGATACAGCAGGAGAATTGCTTGTTGATCGATCATATGTGAATTTTGATCCATCCGTTATTGGGTGGCAATATACATATGCAACCATTCCGGTTCCCAAAGAGAATTTTTTGTACGTTAATCTTTTTATTGAGTATCAAGGAGAAGGCCAAGTTTACTTCGATGGTGCACAAATATTCCTTGAAAATGATGCAACAAACTACGAATACAATAGCCAAGGTCAAATTGAACGAATCATAACATCGACCGGCGACGTCACAAAATATACTTATGATGAAACGCTACATTTTCGAAAGAACCCGGAAACGATCATTTTGCCGGATGGAACGACTGTAGAAGTTACCTCTGATAACGATAACATCGTGGATCAAGTACAATACAACAACGTTGCTTCTACACCCACATACAACAGCCTTGGACAAGTAACATCAATGCGAGTGGGAGATGAGGACGATTACTTCACGACATCGACGGCATTTGTCCATCTTTCTCAATACGTCGGATCGACGACCGATGAGTTTGGTGAAACGACAGAGTATACAAATGATTATTTAACAGGGCTACTTATAGCGATCGAAAATTCAAAAGGACAGGACACGCACTACATATACAATAACGACGGTACGCTAAGCGAAGTGCGTTCTGTTGGCGAGTATACCGATCCAGAATCGTCAACCGATGCCAAGGTTGAGTATATTTACGATACATCAGATCGTTTATCCTATATCATCCTGGATACCAACTTTTCTTATCACATCACTTACGACGCACAAGGGCGTATGGAGAATGTATACGTTAATACCCAGCCTTTGATGACATATACCTATGAAATGGAAGGATCCTATTATACTGGGTTGATGTCCACCCAAACGTACGGAAATGGCGACGTCATCAAATTCGTGTATAACGATCTCGACCAGATCGAATTGATTCAGTTTGCCAACTCGACAACACCATCCAACTTCGTTACTCGATTCGGTTACGAGTACGACCAGTTCGGTCGGATTGCAATCTATTCAACGTATAAAAATGGTGTTATTGTCGGCAGTGAGTACTATACATACAATTCGTCCAATCAACTCGTCCATGTCACCGACGAATCTAGTAATGTGACTGAATATACATATGACGATCAAGGGAATCTCACTTCCCTTCGTTTTGGTATCGACGATACAGAGAGCACGACGAATTATTACTATGACGAGTGTTTCCTGTATGATGAACTGGATGTCTGCACTCAGATTTCGTCTCTATATGATTATACCGAATATGACACGATATCCGGAAACGACGTCAAAAAGGATTACCATTACGAAATTGAGGGATTATATCGTCTCAGTTACATCTCGCTGTTGATTGACAGCGTTGAGATTCAACAGAAGTTCTCATTCTCCAGAAACACGACTCGGATATCCAAAATCGAGTACGACATCATTGGTGTAACCGGGACTGAATATACATATTCATACATATATGACGAACTCGGAAACATCGTCCAGGTTTCCTACAGCGAAGGAACGACGCTGAAAACAACGAACTATTATCAGTACGACGATCTCAATCAACTAGTTGTGGAAGACTACTATATCGTCGGCACAGGTACGTATTCAACAGTGTATAATTACGATGACAGGGGCAACCGGACCTCGGTTTACCAGTATTCTACGACCTCAAATCTTGCATACAGAACCACTGCGCCGACGGTCCCTGGATCCACCTTGGTGAATAGTGGATCCCGTACAGTGATTCCATACTACAATACCAGTTATGTTTATACGACCGTCAAGTCCGCCGAAATCGGAGCCGGTGCTCCGACGTTAAATTTCCGATACCGAGACGCTGCGACCGGCGTCTATTATTATGCGGAAACGGATCCGCAATCGACCAACTTCGACACGCTTCGCAAAGGATTTTACACGGCATCGTATACGGCGTATTCGTCAACCTACGGAATCGACGTCACCTTCAACATCCGCTTCAATGTCGGCCATTTGGCGACGGGGACGATAGCCGCATCCGCATCATCGACCTATCAATATTCAACCGGGTGGTTGGATCAGCTCGCGAGTTATGTTACAATGGTTGGCGGGAATTCAGTATCACATGTCATGTCCTATGACAATCAAGGGAGTCCGACCCAGATCACCAACTTCAAGTACAACACGACCACATACAACTATGCATCCCTCGTGTGGGACGGAAGACAGCTCGCTTCCCTCGTTCTCGTCGGTTCCTATGGGCCGGTATACAAAATTGACTTCGAGTACAACGATCAAGGATACCGGACAGCAAAAATCAAATCCGCTTGGATCAATTATGCCTGGTCGCAAACGGAACGGATCGATTATGAACTGATTGACGACAAAGTAATCTACGAGAGCAACGGGACGTACGG
This sequence is a window from Candidatus Izemoplasmatales bacterium. Protein-coding genes within it:
- a CDS encoding RHS repeat-associated core domain-containing protein, whose amino-acid sequence is MKKMFNRTISNEYYLLMSAIQKRIAKIVGILLVIFTIGSVCVPPQRVYGYVYDFTDQIQDVSGEEEEKVVYKTTEDGDFDASAVDINAEVVGLRTPNTKTFIKKDGTYVVAIYDEVIHYQSDGIYKDIDNTLVYDAEDDSFANTANEIGVKFPNKLDSNKPIKLSFADYDIEWRLTGVNRATSVTASESGSSDDVKQLTKISRSALYENVFLGVDVQYIIGGDSVKENIIIDHYIQNFSMSFTYSTGRLSLVKTNESNYVLVNSDDTEVLRFDPLVMYDSASSSSDKIALVVEEVKKGEYTITIVPDDEWMKSATYPITIDPTISSAVQSMTIYDTYVSEADPTENFSSSDYIWISGTTSSAEYRGLLYFILPTTVMDKVITYSYLTLSSDASNFSAGRVIGLYANNTTFTSSTVRWDNKPSYSTSMTDFHVTDSRSTKFIFDITSAVVAWQATGSTITKGFTIKDKYDYGANNRVYSLGYDDVAGLKPVVEIGYIDPAGLKDFWTYSSQDVGVAGIGYVSDRTGYLSFVRNDISFDTDKQSLSLSFAYNVLARTVDVGYGKGWNINYNNKLGYDSTLALYYLTDFTGNKVYYHYQSYCDERINPTLPEVDVCYLAEDGSGSVLVRQYAYGYFGSQYILTDDQVKYAFGTDYYLDSIVDTVKGISLTIERNSSALDKVTRITDLSNNEIVISYSITTGALESATLKVKQTNGTLRDLETVVYTDNDSISGFTPNVVQYKKNYLSSESMTLYDEANYVYDTSFRLTEALIPSEQRVIYTFNATNKVATISSSYNSSTFGLVTYTYSLKVTTITSDSGSEEPDEYIIYKFDDYGHTVNIIDSFSNTQFFHYINLFSDITAYNGIYTQSDGTPNYQNNHKLVSKSAPQITSYNPIINSGFEYNTVSTGCDWELVIDALGGTSLEAEYVRNEEEALVGGYAGEINVGDTTDDVHLEQTVTLDAGAYSLVGFIRNDTDSDVDIYASVIWQSIEEESDLVISDGEWTKVTITFYVTVDDTPVTISMFNHGFGSAYFDNFQIVDGFIDTRANMLDNPSFEVGDTNGDFAGWQTNYVQVDRVPISSFTDGIYEDILGDYGAIIDGSATEARWAAAVLQQEADTTYIHQRGELIVGGWAYSNGTPTTLSSGAYLDQNYRYFRIRVDFMSDDGVYGPDTAGELLVDRSYVNFDPSVIGWQYTYATIPVPKENFLYVNLFIEYQGEGQVYFDGAQIFLENDATNYEYNSQGQIERIITSTGDVTKYTYDETLHFRKNPETIILPDGTTVEVTSDNDNIVDQVQYNNVASTPTYNSLGQVTSMRVGDEDDYFTTSTAFVHLSQYVGSTTDEFGETTEYTNDYLTGLLIAIENSKGQDTHYIYNNDGTLSEVRSVGEYTDPESSTDAKVEYIYDTSDRLSYIILDTNFSYHITYDAQGRMENVYVNTQPLMTYTYEMEGSYYTGLMSTQTYGNGDVIKFVYNDLDQIELIQFANSTTPSNFVTRFGYEYDQFGRIAIYSTYKNGVIVGSEYYTYNSSNQLVHVTDESSNVTEYTYDDQGNLTSLRFGIDDTESTTNYYYDECFLYDELDVCTQISSLYDYTEYDTISGNDVKKDYHYEIEGLYRLSYISLLIDSVEIQQKFSFSRNTTRISKIEYDIIGVTGTEYTYSYIYDELGNIVQVSYSEGTTLKTTNYYQYDDLNQLVVEDYYIVGTGTYSTVYNYDDRGNRTSVYQYSTTSNLAYRTTAPTVPGSTLVNSGSRTVIPYYNTSYVYTTVKSAEIGAGAPTLNFRYRDAATGVYYYAETDPQSTNFDTLRKGFYTASYTAYSSTYGIDVTFNIRFNVGHLATGTIAASASSTYQYSTGWLDQLASYVTMVGGNSVSHVMSYDNQGSPTQITNFKYNTTTYNYASLVWDGRQLASLVLVGSYGPVYKIDFEYNDQGYRTAKIKSAWINYAWSQTERIDYELIDDKVIYESNGTYGLLFSYDYDGKIISFNGDLNVNDTTPGQEYFYLRNQQGDITTIVDEDGLAIVKYRYDAYGNTTVVSDLSEGIVSFYNPYTYRGYRFDSEIGMYYLNSRYYNPQIGRFINADGITGGLRGVSSTNSFAYCGNNPISRIDPNGNEWWNPFSWSEETQLKVMSGCIIALGVIAACIPGGQMVGAILIGAGAGSLVGGEIAKSNGGDYRAGWLGGLIAGAIIGAGMPIAAQLFTVAATTTYSAFGAWVNAFAFSALIGGTGGFIGSLVKQGVNGTKDIDMAVVEGLISAGLTCVFAPFSLVGVAMITDGYVVSSVIYGLLVELVNDVSSYISSTIHGGSDKEEADYCEE